A single genomic interval of Mustela nigripes isolate SB6536 chromosome 7, MUSNIG.SB6536, whole genome shotgun sequence harbors:
- the MOB1A gene encoding MOB kinase activator 1A isoform X1 yields the protein MSFLFSSRSSKTFKPKKNIPEGSHQYELLKHAEATLGSGNLRQAVMLPEGEDLNEWIAVNTVDFFNQINMLYGTITEFCTEASCPVMSAGPRYEYHWADGTNIKKPIKCSAPKYIDYLMTWVQDQLDDETLFPSKIGVPFPKNFMSVAKTILKRLFRVYAHIYHQHFDSVMQLQEEAHLNTSFKHFIFFVQEFNLIDRRELAPLQELIEKLGSKDR from the exons ATGAGCTTCCTCTT CAGCAGCCGCTCTTCTAAAACATTCAAACCAAAGAAGAATATTCCCGAGGGCTCTCATCAGTATGAACTCTTAAAACATGCAGAAGCAACTCTAGGAAGCGGGAATCTGAGACAAGCTGTTATGTTGCCAGAGGGAGAAGACCTCAATGAATGGATTGCTGTCAACA CTGTGGATTTCTTCAACCAGATCAACATGCTGTATGGAACTATTACAGAATTCTGCACTGAAGCAAGCTGTCCAGTCATGTCTGCAGGCCCCAG ATACGAATATCACTGGGCAGATGGCACTAATATTAAAAAGCCCATCAAATGTTCTGCACCAAAATACATTGACTATTTGATGACTTGGGTTCAGGATCAGCTTGATGATGAAACTCTTTTTCCTTCTAAGATTG GTGTCCCATTTCCCAAAAACTTTATGTCTGTGGCAAAGACCATTCTGAAGCGTCTGTTCCGGGTTTATGCCCACATTTATCACCAGCACTTTGACTCTGTGATGCAGTTGCAGGAAGAGGCCCACCTCAACACCTCCTTTAAGCACTTTATCTTCTTTGTTCAG gaGTTTAATCTGATTGATAGGCGTGAGTTGGCACCTCTTCAGGAATTAATTGAGAAGCTTGGATCGAAAGACAGATAA
- the MOB1A gene encoding MOB kinase activator 1A isoform X2, with protein MSFLFSRSSKTFKPKKNIPEGSHQYELLKHAEATLGSGNLRQAVMLPEGEDLNEWIAVNTVDFFNQINMLYGTITEFCTEASCPVMSAGPRYEYHWADGTNIKKPIKCSAPKYIDYLMTWVQDQLDDETLFPSKIGVPFPKNFMSVAKTILKRLFRVYAHIYHQHFDSVMQLQEEAHLNTSFKHFIFFVQEFNLIDRRELAPLQELIEKLGSKDR; from the exons ATGAGCTTCCTCTT CAGCCGCTCTTCTAAAACATTCAAACCAAAGAAGAATATTCCCGAGGGCTCTCATCAGTATGAACTCTTAAAACATGCAGAAGCAACTCTAGGAAGCGGGAATCTGAGACAAGCTGTTATGTTGCCAGAGGGAGAAGACCTCAATGAATGGATTGCTGTCAACA CTGTGGATTTCTTCAACCAGATCAACATGCTGTATGGAACTATTACAGAATTCTGCACTGAAGCAAGCTGTCCAGTCATGTCTGCAGGCCCCAG ATACGAATATCACTGGGCAGATGGCACTAATATTAAAAAGCCCATCAAATGTTCTGCACCAAAATACATTGACTATTTGATGACTTGGGTTCAGGATCAGCTTGATGATGAAACTCTTTTTCCTTCTAAGATTG GTGTCCCATTTCCCAAAAACTTTATGTCTGTGGCAAAGACCATTCTGAAGCGTCTGTTCCGGGTTTATGCCCACATTTATCACCAGCACTTTGACTCTGTGATGCAGTTGCAGGAAGAGGCCCACCTCAACACCTCCTTTAAGCACTTTATCTTCTTTGTTCAG gaGTTTAATCTGATTGATAGGCGTGAGTTGGCACCTCTTCAGGAATTAATTGAGAAGCTTGGATCGAAAGACAGATAA